A genome region from Elusimicrobiales bacterium includes the following:
- a CDS encoding methyltransferase domain-containing protein — translation MHKLTLHAIAKVLDILQKPFLTNEEEDPSNRVLFEFADIVNAMPDAKILEVGSRNVTGETHKRRNCFHNQAGYTGFDVLAGENVDIVGDAHELSSYFSANSYDAVMASSVFEHLLMPWKVVLEMNIVLKKGGYLYISVPSIWPPHELPCDFWRYLPNSFDGLLNKYTGFKILKTIEGVPCRVVSLAGDKGTRNHILYKQNQHVALIAQKIGDPDQNLKWDVKLQDITSCAYPH, via the coding sequence ATGCACAAATTGACATTGCACGCGATTGCCAAAGTGCTCGACATATTGCAAAAACCATTCCTGACCAACGAGGAGGAAGACCCCTCCAACCGGGTCCTCTTTGAGTTCGCGGACATCGTAAATGCCATGCCCGACGCCAAAATACTGGAAGTCGGCTCAAGAAACGTAACCGGTGAAACCCATAAGAGAAGAAATTGCTTCCATAATCAGGCCGGTTATACCGGATTTGACGTGCTGGCCGGAGAGAATGTTGATATCGTGGGCGACGCGCATGAACTGTCCTCATATTTCTCAGCGAATTCATATGACGCGGTCATGGCGAGTTCCGTGTTCGAACATTTGCTCATGCCATGGAAAGTCGTTCTGGAAATGAATATTGTGCTGAAAAAAGGCGGTTATTTATACATATCCGTGCCTTCTATCTGGCCTCCCCATGAATTGCCTTGTGATTTTTGGCGTTATCTGCCGAATTCGTTTGACGGGCTGTTAAACAAATATACCGGATTTAAAATACTTAAAACCATCGAAGGTGTGCCTTGCCGGGTGGTTTCGCTCGCCGGTGACAAAGGAACACGCAACCACATCCTTTACAAACAAAACCAGCATGTCGCATTGATAGCGCAGAAAATCGGAGATCCCGACCAGAACTTGAAATGGGATGTCAAGCTTCAAGATATAACAAGTTGCGCCTATCCTCATTGA
- the lpoB gene encoding penicillin-binding protein activator LpoB: MKKAYLIPAACALALACGCGTSVQRMDANEVKDVSGAWNDTDSRLTAEEMMADCLSRPWYDNAKAQLGKTPVVVVGTVGNQSMEHINTGTFVENLQRALINSGKVNFVAGKAERTDIRQERLDQDTNASDATRKEHGQETGADYMLTGVLNSINDREGGKEIVFYQTNLKLIDVKTSQIVWNGEKKLKKYVKRAKHSW; encoded by the coding sequence ATGAAAAAAGCATATCTGATACCCGCCGCCTGCGCGCTGGCGCTGGCCTGCGGCTGCGGCACCTCGGTGCAGAGAATGGACGCCAACGAGGTAAAAGACGTCAGCGGCGCATGGAACGACACCGACTCGCGCCTTACCGCAGAGGAGATGATGGCAGACTGCCTCTCCCGCCCCTGGTACGACAACGCCAAAGCCCAGTTGGGCAAAACGCCCGTCGTGGTGGTGGGCACGGTCGGCAACCAGAGCATGGAGCATATCAACACAGGCACCTTTGTTGAGAACCTCCAGCGCGCGCTTATAAACTCCGGCAAGGTGAATTTCGTGGCCGGAAAGGCCGAGCGAACCGACATCCGCCAGGAACGGCTGGACCAGGACACCAACGCCTCCGACGCCACACGCAAGGAGCACGGGCAGGAAACCGGCGCGGATTATATGCTGACCGGGGTCCTCAACTCCATCAACGACAGAGAGGGCGGCAAGGAAATCGTATTCTACCAGACCAACCTGAAACTCATAGACGTCAAGACCAGCCAGATTGTCTGGAACGGCGAGAAGAAACTCAAGAAATACGTCAAGCGCGCCAAGCATTCGTGGTAA